Proteins from one Diprion similis isolate iyDipSimi1 chromosome 3, iyDipSimi1.1, whole genome shotgun sequence genomic window:
- the LOC124416775 gene encoding eukaryotic translation initiation factor 3 subunit I: MKPLMLHGHERAITKIKYNREGDLLFSASKDKKPNVWYSLNGERLGTFNGHNGSVWCIDVNWDTTRFLSGSGDNTLCVWDCQTGKVVGQLATNSSVRTCSFSYSGNLAVYSTDKALGHQCEMFIIDARDVDSTLSQENAIRRIPINGPRISAIFWGALDETIVTGHEDGEINLWDMRTGKKLNSVRSHKSQINDMQTNKDGTMFVTACKDHTAKLFDSESLVCLKTYKTERPVNSATISPILDHVVLGGGQDAMDVTTTSARHGKFDSRFFHLVFEEEFARLKGHFGPINSLAFHPNGRSYSTGGEDGYIRINTFDQSYFDFHFEY, from the exons ATG AAACCTCTCATGCTACATGGGCATGAACGTGCCATTACTAAGATCAAGTACAACAGGGAGGGTGACCTCTTGTTCTCTGCAAGTAAGGACAAGAAGCCTAATGTCTGGTACTCCCTCAATGGAGAACGCCTTGGAACGTTCAATGGTCATAACGGTTCCGTATGGTGCATTGACGTCAATTGGGATACTACTAGATTCTTGTCTGGAAGCGGAGATAATACTTTATGTGTATGGGATTGTCAGACTG gAAAAGTTGTTGGTCAATTGGCAACAAATAGTTCGGTGAGGACATGTAGCTTTAGCTATTCTGGGAATCTTGCTGTCTATTCGACTGATAAAGCTTTAGGACACCAATGTGAAATGTTCATTATCGATGCGCGAGACGTAGATTCCACATTATCACAAGAGAATGCTATACGACGAATACCTATCAATGGCCCCCGGATCTCTGCTATTTTTTGGGGTGCTCTTGATGAAACCATCGTCACAGGACATGAAGATGGTGAGATTAATCTGTGGGACATGAGG ACTGGAAAAAAACTTAACTCTGTGAGAAGTCACAAAAGTCAGATCAACGATATGCAAACCAATAAGGATGGGACAATGTTTGTGACTGCATGTAAGGATCATACGGCCAAATTGTTTGATAGCGAATCTCTGGTCTGCTTGAAAACTTATAAAACTGAGAGACCGGTCAATTCTGCAACCATATCGCCAATTTTGGATCAT GTGGTACTGGGTGGTGGCCAGGATGCTATGGACGTGACCACGACATCGGCTCGTCATGGAAAATTTGACTCACGGTTTTTCCATTTGGTATTTGAGGAAGAATTTGCTCGACTCAAAGGTCATTTTGGTCCTATCAATTCTTTAGCCTTTCATCCTAATGGACGAAGTTATTCTACAGGCGGAGAAGATGGATATATTCGTATCAATACGTTCGATCAATCttactttgattttcattttgaatattaA